Part of the Henckelia pumila isolate YLH828 chromosome 2, ASM3356847v2, whole genome shotgun sequence genome is shown below.
GCGAGTCGCGGGCCTTGACGGGTTGGGCCATTTAAgcccaccttttgttgggttgaaaaaatgtcaacccaacccacttaaattgtgtggcgggCCGGACCGATCCGGCGGACCTAACCAAAATTGACGGCTTTACTTAGCTCATATAAGAGATACGACTAAAGTTGTAGCTCACAAATTTTCTCATGAaactttgtgttttttttttgtctaaTTTTGAATGTGTAATTGAACATGTATCTAATTGGTTGGTTGTAATTGCTTCTCAAAACTTGAAAAATtaatcttaatatatatatatatatttcaaaaaaataaaataaaataataaacctCCTTTCTACGCGCCAGATTACAATTTTATCGACTCTTTCACCACTCTGCTTTGCCCTAAAGCAGAAAATCCCATCGCTCAATTTCTCCATCGCGTACTCAGCTGCGTTCTTGAAGAAGGTATGAGAACTTTTCTGTGTCATTTCTGTCAAGTAGAAGTAGAAGACCTCTGTTCATTGTGAAAGCACGTTGACTTTTCATTCAAGGCACTAGCTTGAATGCTCAAGCGATTTCAATCAATCGAGCCGATGAACTTTCCCTTCTCTCAAACCCTATTTtgttatttgtaattttttttttaaattggtCACAAAGAAGGCTGGCTGGCTGGCTCCCTGAAAATTAATGAGGAAAAATGACTTCCCTTTTCCCATTTTGAATTGTATCACTCTTTCGTTTGAGGTATAACTAGTTTCGACTCAGtgccaaaaaaaatttcaaatggcGAAGGTGACTTGTGTTGTATTGTCGACTTTTCGTTTGAGAATGAACGAGGGACTTATGAACGAAGGTGAGTTATGCTGCATTGCTGCTACATCTCTTGTATTTTGAGAATGTTTTGAGTGAATTTTCAAAACCCTTTTCGTTTGTTTCCTATGTTATACTGTCGAGCTTTGCTTTTGAgatatattatttttggatCCAGTGCCAAATATTGGTTTCGATGTCAGTAGTTACTTTCTTGTAGGTAAGATTACTTGGGGAGCTTTGATTTTCTCAGAAGAAGGGCGGACATAGATAGTTGTTCGTTGATGATGGGTCAAGGTTGACTCATCGAAAAGGTATAATTGTCTTactaacatatttttttttttttaaaaaaagagcgGTCGCAGTTCTCTAGCGAAAATGGCGTCCGCGGAGGAGTCGATCGGGAAATTCAGCAAGACGGTGGCGAAATTCTGCAACCACCTCCAAAGTAGCGCCGCAGCACTCAAAGAGTCCGTCGACCGCCGTCCCATACCTCTCGGTAGCAATTCATTTCCCCCTCTAATCAACAGTTTGAATTGATAATGCTGTTCTCGATCTCTTTGTTTTTATGCGCAGACTCTGCGTCGACCACCTTCATACAAAGCATTAATCGGAGGGTAAATGTCGCCGGTGTTGACTTGAACATGCTGGAATCCATGACCTTCGGAACAGTTTCCTTTGAGGAGCTTTTGGGATTCTGCAATGAGGTCTTGAAGAAGAATCAAAGCGACCTCCTTGCCCTCCACGATCACCTCGGCTCGTCATCCAGCTATAATCCATCTCGTATGTTTTTTATGCACTAATTTGTACTTATGCCTCTTTCTTCAGCAAGacttctttttgttttttgggTGGCAAGAGCTTTCTCTTATTTTACTACGATATTCGAGGTTTACTTGGATTTTTCTTGGTTTTATTAGTTGATTTGGATGAAGATTTGGATGTGGAAGATTGTGATTCAGATAATTTCTCCACGGGAAGTGATGATTTGGGATTGAAAAAGAATAGCTTTGTTGAAGAAGACCCTTTGTATCCTTGTTAATTCAATGCACAGCAACGCTAGGATGATGCAAATTGTAGAAGCCATAAAACGCTTCACATTTGTTTTTTCATATTATTGATCTGCGCTCGTATTCTACTCTATTGAAAATACGGGAATACTGATTTGTATGCTTTTCTGCTTACATTTACTGCTCCAGCACTTAACTGGTGATATAGGCTTGATGATTCGCTGAGtttaaagaagtttggaatttCTGATGTTTGTCTTGCAACAATTGCATCTCAAGGTCAGTTGACTCTTTACAAGAAAGCATGAATGCATACACGCATTTGTTAAAAACATTGTTTTCTATCTTCCATATTTTGAAGATAGGAGAATATATGAGATGGATGAACCTGATTTTGACCCCAGCATGGAGAGTTTGGAAACGATCGGAGGTGTGTGCAAATTTTTGGTTCTTTATATGTTATAAGTCTGTGTCTGTCTTCTTACCCTTGCAACATATAGCTGATCCATCTAGATGTTTATGTTGAACCTAGGTGAAACAAGAGACAATTCAAGCCAAGGTAAAACTTGTCTTTTAAACGTCTCGAGAGATGATTATGAAAGACTTCCCAAACACATGAAAGGTTTGGCATCTTGGGAGGTACATTTTATTGCCAAGTTTTACCATGCTGGCTTCTAGAAATTGAACAAGAAAATGGGTATTTCACCAGCTCGTACTTGGCAAGATATTCCATCGACTTTTTAGTAGTACTACCACGCTCCATATCCACTGTCTAGGTTGCCTCCATTAACTTTTGAAGTTTGTCATACTCAGGATCTGTGTGCTGCTGTTGAAAAGATGAACGCATACATACGGAGGAAACAACAAGACTCTTTCCGTCAAGAGGAAATTGAATTGCTAGAACTGGGTATGTCTTTACAGACTCAATAGAGAGTGATTCTTTTGAAATTCGATATTTTAATTCTACTTCAttatttttgatgattttgattcaagagaatttcaaaattttcccaTAAAAAACCAAATCCATCATTCAAATAGGACCTTAAACTATTCCTTAATTCTGGTCTATGTTGTGCAGGTTTCAAAGCAAGATCATATCTTCTGCTGCTCATAAAAATGAATCGGGTGAATGTCGAGACAAAGACAGGCGTGATCTCTTACAGAGTGTTGCAATTATGAACCAATTTGGTCTATTGTAGAAAGAAGAACTCGTGTGCAAACAATTGTTTAGTGTGTGATCTTGTTCGACTGAGAATTCAGAGGGTAATTAAAAAGTTTTACTCTTTTCAAACTCCCAAAGACAAATTTATTATGTCACACGAAATGAAAAGGTAAAAACACCTTTGGAATTGCCAGTTTCTATGAACGTCGAGATGCATCCGGTGGCTTTACTATGAGAACAGGACACTTTGCTTGGTGAACCACATAGTCACTCACACTTCCTAAGAAAGCCCTGCAGCGTCACCACCAAATAATCCATatcttgtttatatatatatattttttcaacatTCATAATTCTCAGTTTTCAAGAAACAAAAAGAATTAGTGATTGTTACCTTACCTCATGATTTTACCAAGGCCGCGGCTACCTACAACAATGAGATCGGCATTCATTTGTTCTGCTGCTTCACATATCATTTCCTTTGGATCCCCTTCTAGAATTGATGTGTTCGCTTGCACCTGCAGCAATTGTCACACTAACTTTGTCccatttaaatttaatatttaatagttTTCTAAAACTGAAGGTTAAAAATTTCATCGAATTGAAGCTAGCTTATTTGAAACTTGAAGAAATTATCTATGCAAGTATAAATTGcggggaaaattgctttttgtatgtttgtcattttgcgatttgagtttttttatatttttaaatttcaattttagtccgctaactatattttttttttggcaattttagtccttttttcgaCGTAACGTTGACGTGACAttaattcagtgctgatgtgaagctgacgtgtacagtgccacgtaagcattttcgaataaaaaggaccgaaattaccaaaaattgGAACATGCGAGacaaactgaaatatgaaaatataaaagaccgaaatcgcaaagtgacaaacatacatgaccaaatttgcaatttttcccGAATTGCAAGACAATATGCAGGAAAAGCTAAGTACTCGTGCTCCTGCACACATGTGAGCTGCGTGAGCGAGTAGTGTTTGCGCATTTTCTCGTCTAACTCTGTTGGCAGATAGAGTTATGGATGTTGTAGGAAACACAActacacacatatataacaTATATCATATTAGTCATGTATGCATATAAAAGGAATTGCAAGtcttaataattaatttgatgatatatatatatacgtgcATGCCTTGGACTCCTGGCAAGACATAGAGGGGGAAAGGCTCCAAGACATGGATGATGGAAAGTGATTGAATGGAGGAATAATATTGGAGAAGCCATTGGAGGGCAAACAAACTCTCCTCGCTCTCATCTATCGCCACTATCACCTTATTCATCATCCTCTTGCGCTTGTGCTGCTTCTTAATTCTCCCTTTTGACTTGTTTGGTTATTTTAATACATGCAAGCCATTAGTTCTTATTGTAGATATATATTTGCACACATTTTTTATATTCTTAATATATatgttattaaaaatattaattataagttacgtaaaaaaaaaaaaaaaaaaaacagagctAAAAAGGGGCTCCGTTAATCAGCTGCATTTATTATATGTTTGGAATAAATCCCAAAACTAAACACGTACATTCCGATATGTTTTCTATATAAATGTGCAATATTGGCTCGTTCATTATTTTTACCTTGAGGCATggcattataaattttatttatgcacGACAAAATGATAAGAATAAGCCTAACCGATAGGTACGTCTGCattattttcagaaaaaaaggggaaaaaaaaagTCCGCATCGACGTGGCCGCATTTGCATGCATTTTCTGGATATTTCTTTGCGCATGCAAGACAAGTGTAAATTTTCTTAGTATTAATAAATTGTTATAAAGGAGACTGTCACCATCTCtccctccgaaaaacaaaaacaaaaaaataaattatatatataatatatattttttactcCTTAATTACACTTCATATTTCCATTAATGCAAACGAATTAAGATAACTTGATGGACATGGAGATGATTAAGCTTCACCACATTtccatttttaaaattaaaattagaggATATTACCatcgataattttttttaaagaattaaatatataatccagATAAGTACATTaatttacaaaaataattacaatagaaatttttttaaaagtaattaTAATTCCATATTAATATGTGCCCGAAAAGTGTATtagttaattaataataaataaaagccATCATATATATAGCGTGTACAAATATTGTTAATTCAAAGAAATCTAAATTATATTTGGCCATATATATCCAAAAGTGTACAAGCTATGGACACAGGAAGAGCGCCGCCGGAGACGAGCAGCGGGGAGCCAGCTGAGGGAGCGGAGCCGCAGCCGTTGACGGCGCCGGAATCGAAGAAACTGAACGTTTTGGTGGCTGTTGATGAGAGCGACAGTAGTTTCTACGCCCTGAGTTGGGCTCTCGACCATTTCTTCACTGgttccgccgccgccgccggagAGCCAGCTCACAGTCAGTTATATTCAAGCATGGTCACTCTAGTCAATGTCCAGCCTCTTTTCCAGCCTTTCATCTACCCTGCTGGACCaggtatatatatacacacacatacatggaaattttaaatattaatcttttttttttttttggatcgttttgctttttttttttcatttgatcGTTTGTTTGGATGAATGATGAATTTTCGTTTTGATTGGTTCAACTTGTAATGACTGATATTACTCAATAATATTACGAGTTTCCCGTTAAATATAATCTGTTGTTGTtgcttgtatatatatatttggaaaATGTTACGATGTGCAACGAAGATTATAAATttgattataaaatataattaaaattataaaattattcatacactttatttaaaaaaaatttttaaaaatatatttagaataattttatattaattagaaATGCAATTTGTAATTCAATTTGTAATGTTATTTATACATGTAACATGATCTTATAGGTTTCGTGCATGCAGTTGTGTACGCGACACCGGCGGTGATTGAATCTGTGAAGAAATCCCAACAACAAATTTCTGCGGCTATACTTCGTCGTGGTTTGCAGATGTGCAAAGAGAAGAAGGTTTGCGCTAATATATTGCTGGCGAGATCCATATCCGTGTAAACGTTTAGTctttataattttcaaaattttgttaaggaaaaGTAGAGAGAATTACCGTTTCCCAAACACTATCCGAGTATAACttattttcattaatttatGGGGGGTTCAGATAAAGGCAGAAACTTTGATTCTTGAAGGAGATCCAAAAGAAAAGATATGTGTAGCTGCTGAACAATTGCACGCCGATATCTTAGTTGTCGGTAGCCGTGGCCTCGGCGCCATTAAAAGGTCATTGTAAAGCATTCAATTTTGACATCAAAATTAAATGATCATATGTATATATAGGATTCAAATTTATAGTACGATTTTGATTCGAAAATTTGATAAAATTAATATTGGCATGCATGCAGGGCACTGCTGGGAAGTGTTAGCAATTACTGTGCTCACCATGCTCATTGCCCGGTTCTTATTGTGAAGCCGCCTACCAAAGTTGCCCATGAGTAACAAGTtacatataattatataatatttaagttaattataaTTTGTCTTGTATCATATTgttgtttaattaataattataatatcagTACTCCctgtttaattatatatattggaACTGCATGATCGATGATCATTGGATTTTTGTGATTGGAGTCTCCTTCACTTTAAGAGCACTCTACCTAACATctgtattaattttaaatgaacTCGAGAGGAATATTACTCTATTTGGTgtagatatatatatgttacaTATAGAATGTTTGGTGTTTAATTCGATTATAGCTACCTATACCTATTTTTATATATTCTCCTACAAAATAGTTTGGGAAAATGACTCCAAATGTCATTGAAGTTTCCGAGTCTCTCAATTTCCTTTTTTAAATTCTTCGTAAGGCTATAAGTTCCTTTCTTGTTGTAGATAGATTACGGATTTTCACAAGATAgattgattttctttctttgtttatttcatgttttcgttttttgtttttgtttttgtttttgtttaaagGGCAAGACAATGTTGCATCATCTGTCAAAGAAGAGCGCTTTCCATAAAACTTACTACATGTACATTGGTAATCATATTATTGTGACATGAACACATGAAAATAATTTGTGaaatgatttttatatatttcgatgaatttaatttattaattaaaataaaaaatgttagAATAGTAGAGTCGCTTAAAAATTTCATGTAATTTATTTTGAAAGTTTGTATTAAATTTAGAGAAATATTATACGTATTTACGTACAATACAAGTTTGAAATATCATAATATCTCAACGAAAGATCTTTCTTTTATTGTATTTGATTTACATTTTTGTAATGTGAAGGTTTGAAGGTAATATATAActattttgtataatttttatttgtatttttttttaccttACATGTAACTGTATATTGTATAATCTTGATCTTTATCTAGGATCGGTCGATGTTGATTTTTAAGTACTGTCTTGAAGTCGGGATCAATGACTCGAATCATCTttgatctgcaaagagatccgGGACGTTCAATTCGTCCTAATGGGATTGATCTCAATCATGTGAGACGAGGTCCTCTAAtctttatcattttttttataactttaatatatataatattcttaaatttatatatacgtATTTATTGCGTAAGATTGGGGGCGTTGGAGTTTCCAATATAGTCATTTAATGCCCCAATCATCTTCTTCCTCAGCTATGGTGTACTGTACATTTTGCACTATTCAATTTTCTAATGCCTAAGAATCATCACATCAATGGCCACTTCGTCTTTGTTCATCCACACTCTCCTCACGCGCCGCCGCGATCCCGGCACACATGCCTATGGGCTCAAGTCCCTCTACTTTTTCATGCCTGCCACCTTAGCTCTCACCACCTCTCTGGTTATACTCCTCTACATATCCTCCACTTCCAATCTCTTCTTCATTCATCCTCGCCATCTCCAGATTTCCGCTTCTGGAGATGGGGATTTTCTAATTCGTCATAAACCCACGAAAGTTTTCACCTTTTATAGTCCCGAATCTGTTGGGTACAGCGAGGTTCATCGTTTTTCGGAGAGGGGGATTGTTCTTGGAGAGACCAAGGGTCCAAGTGATACAGGGTTTGATAAGAGATCACGCGGTATGTGGGATTTCATGTTTTTTCCTTATTTAAGCTTGGTTGActcttaaatttttgttttttttttgttttttgggaATGTTATGGTTTGGTGTGCTAATCATCTGTGAAAGTAGAACATAGATGGAAATTTTCTCAGCTTGCTGTAGTTCTCTCTTTAGTCTTTCCGTTGGAAAACAGATTTCTGTGTTAATTTGTTTAGCTATGGCAGTATGGTGATTGGTGAAATGTGAATGCTTGCTGCTGTGTCGGAAGGGATGTAACATCCACAGGCCGGCCTAGCCAGGGGAGCAGGGTTTTCTAAATTTCCAGATATCATTTATAGCTTCTAAAttataagattcttggtcgaaaaTAGCACCAAGTCTTCTGGTCCGACAGTGACAATAATCAGTGTTTGAAGATTTTTCGGTCTGCATAAATTCATAATTGAGCAAACATGGTATCTTGTTTGGTGTCTCCTAGGTTGTTTGTCTGCTTAAAAAATGTACTGTCATGCTTGTCCACTGCTGAACTTTGGACTAGAATCTCATTTACTTGATAAATCTAAAATGTTTGGGGAATTCAAGAGCCAAGACTCGGATTCTTGCAGTGTTTTCAAGAGTTAATTCCTTGTTTTTATGGTTCGAAATTGTTGGTTTTGTGTTCAGGGATGTATACTAGTGACACAAAAATATTCCATGACAGAGATACCTTCCAGGAGAACTATAAGGAAATGAAAAGAAGCTTAAAGATATTTGTTTATCCACATAAACAGGATGACCCCTTCGCTAATGTGCTCTTGCCTGTGGATTTCGAACCCAATGGCAATTACGCCAGTGAAAGTTATTTCAAAAAAGTTCTTGTAAATAGTCATTTCAGTACAAAAGACCCTTCCAAAGCCGATCTCTTCTTTTTACCTTTTTCAATCGCAAGACTAAGGCACGACGCTCGAGTAGGTATATCTGGTATCCAAGACTTTGTTAAAGATTATATCACTAACATCAGCCGTGAGTACCCTTTCTGGAATCGTACTGGCGGAGCTGACCATTTTTATGTCGCCTGCCATTCCATTGGACGTTCTGCAATGGAGAAAGCAGTGGAAGTTAAGCTTAAAGCAATACAAATTGTATGCTCTTCAAGCTATTATCTTTCTTCCTATGTCGCTCATAAAGATGCATCCTTGCCACAAATTTGGCCTAGGCTGGATAACCCTCCAAATCTGGAACGTGAAAGGTGTGCCGATGCTTTTGAGTATCTGTTGATTCGGTCGCATTTGCATAGATTTCTTGTATTCATTTTGACTGCAGAATGATCACATTTATTGATTCAATTTAAAACTAGCTACTAAACTAAGATCTTCACCGGAGTTCTCTAACAAGGTTTATTGTCTCAATTTAAATATGTTTTAACTGATCCCGActtgttttaaaaaaactttcAGGTTTAAGCTGGCCTTTTTTGCCGGATCAATAAACTCACCAGTACGCTCAAAGCTTCTTGAGGAATGGGAAAACGACACAGAGATATCTGTCCACTTTGGTCGCCTCGAAACACCCTATTCAGAGGAGCTTTTAAGAAGTAAGTTCTGCCTTCATGTCAAAGGATTTGAAGTCAATACAGCTCGTATAGGTGATGCATTGTACTACGGCTGTGTCCCTGTAATAATAGCCAATCATTATGATCTCCCTTTCGAAGATATACTTAACTGGAAGAGTTTTTCAATCACCGTTGCAACGTTAGATATCCCTCTTCTGAAGAAAATCCTCCAAGGAGCTGTAAACTCagagaaatatttgattttacaaAGTAATGTGTTAAAGGCTAGAAAACACTTTCAGTGGCATCTTTCTCCTGTGGATTATGATGCTTTTTACATGGTTATGTACGAGTTATGGCTTCGGCGAAGTTCTTTAAGAATTACTGTTTAACTTGAGTAGATAGAGCTCCAATGGGATGTTTTCTGTATATGCTATCAACACGTATATAGACAATAGTGACTGCAACTCGAACTCCATGACACCAACCGATCCACGACTACGTGAATGGCTGTTGGCCTGTTGTGGTCGAATCAGTCTACTCGCTGTAGTCAGTATATTTTGCAGCATTCGATTGATCAAAACTTAGCTAGTGTTTGCAACCTAAAGCACGTTGCAAGTACACTACCTTAAAACACCGGATCTGATTACTTGTACCACTTTTATAACTCTACATGTTTTGGTAGGTTCAAGAGCCATGAGCTCtgaacaagataaaataatttcCCCTGCTAAAACTCAAAAAAATGTTCCCGACAACCCCTGCTGATCATTGTGATCCAACATAATGAATGATCTTGCATAAATTTTTGTTTGTAATTCTTGTCTTAAGATTCGTCCTTTTCGAGGTTTAGAGACAAACATTGTTTTGTATCTACTGTTATCATACAAGACATCAAGTGTGAGATATAAGATATTGATTGCGTCTACGTCTTCTTGTTTTATCTAGTGTTTGGCTCCAGTGTTGGACTCCAGAACCACAATAACTAGAGTTATATTTCCTTTTGCTATTTATATCTTATACGATAATTATCTTATTTTACGAACCAAACAATGTATCGTAATAGCTCGGGATGAtgcaatttatattttatacgaTAATTATCTTATTTTACAAACCAAACGATGTACCGTAATAGCTCGGGATGATGCAATCTGGATTTATTTTAATGACAAGATATGATTCTTGATATCAACATGATGTTTCTACTCAAATATATTTTCTACAAAGGATTGAACTTGGAAACAATTAGAAATGGCCAATCCAAATAGCTTTAAACAATCTtttgaaaataagaaaaatgtAATTCATTTCCACCGATAAATTTTGCATAGGATACACTAATGTTAATTACATCAAGATTTCGGAAGACATGATGATTAAGGTAGTACTTGGGAttattttgtgaaagaaaaactAAAAAACATTTCCTAAAATCATTATTAAATAGTATCTAAGCCTGATCAACataaatgaaaacaaaacttcAAACGATGGAACTTTTATGGTCGAGCTCTTTTATTTCGAATATATTTCATATATTCAGATAaatggtattttaatttttttttaaataatgcaGATTGACTTGTACATATACCACGTAAATGATATGTTCCATTCATTTCAATCTGTTAGTGGAAATACACATATAGGCATTATAACATTAATTGTCGTATGATATCTTATCGAAATCTTTGAATCCCACGAAATACATGCAATATTCCACACGAAGTAAAAGAGATATATGTACACGAATTAAAGAACGGACCCAAATCCAGAACATTGTTAACTGAAAGAAAGATAACGAATGTGACAGTATTAGATAAACTCATCAAGCTTGCTtatcctaaatatatatataggaatGTCAATCACAAAGAAATAACAATTTCACGAGTCATTTACCAACGTCACCTCCGATCCATCTCCGAGAATATTCATATAAGTTCCGGCCTTGGAAAGTGGGGTATGAGGAATGAAGCCTGGTCCGAGATCTTTCACACATTCCACGTCGCGACATGGAAAGAAGATGGATCTTGAAACAGCCTCCATTCCAAACACCCCCAATCCTCGATACTTAACGATTCCGATATACTATCGACTCCCCGGCCTAGCTACAATTCTAACGTTATATATAAGATTTAGCAAAGAGAATCTTCAACCACCAAGGGCCTGGAATAGTGGGCGGGAGCGGGTAGACAAAAGGTGTAATAATAAAGGAGAAAAGGCAAAGGGTCCATGCATACATGTTGAAAGCATATGAAAGACAGGTCATTTTACTGAATATGTATAGCAATAATATTAGCTAATGACGGAATAAAGTGGGAAGGTTTTGGAATAGAGGCCTTGTCTTATTCTCAAAGTTTATTCAGAGCATGGGCTACCCTCTTATTATTTGTGTATAATGAATAATGGTGCATTGAAAATAACGAGATTGGTTAAAGAAGGGAACATGCATGGGCCAACATGTACGTAACTACGCTGCTTTCTATGTGGCCTGTTTTATGATCTATGGTACTCTATTAGAGTTGAACTCGAAAGTCCTCTAGGATGTTTGAGATGTGCACGTTAGTTAGTTGATCCGAGCTTGCGTTAAGGCGATATTATAACTCTAAAGGGTTGAATTTGATCCAATGAAAACACgtatatatacatgatttttCATGTAGAGTTATATCATGAACAACGTGAAAAATCATATGTGACTCATTGTATGACATtagatcaactcttgtattaaAAATAGAATTGAATAAATAACTTTAACTTGGTCCCTCTAGTCAAAGATTTTGGGGGGTTGTTCAACCCGAGAAGGGAAGAAAATGGGACAAGTAATGGAACGGACATGATGGAAATTTTGATGATCATGAATTCGTGACAATGAGAGGGTTCCTATCATCACATTTGAGAGAACTTTCATGTTTACCCCTTTAACTTTATCATGAACTTCCTCATCACAATTCACATGCTTCCACATGTCCCGTATCTCTTTTTTGGTGGACCCTTGTTTACGTTAGCTCCAATATATAGATCAAATGTTAATCTTCTTTAACATGACTTGTATATAGCATCTTCTATCATATTTTTAGATCGACCATGGCATGATATCCAAATATTTAGTAGAAAGCCAGGAAAATTTCAACCTAGCCCATGGGTATTACCCCATATTGGGACATGTGTATGTATCTTATTTGTTCAAATCATGTGAGTTCCATATAATTCAGAGGAACCcacataatttaaaacaatcaGTGATTGCCATCTATCCCATGGGTAATACCCATGGAGTAGGATCTAACCTACCTAGAAAGTCAGCCAAAAAATTTGCTATGCACATGTACTTGTTTCAAGACCGGTAAATAAGAAGACAACATGGAGCGAGCTCATATAGAGACCACATTAATGGCATGAACAAGTCGTGAAACTTTCATGTTCTTCGAATATTCCAATTTTCCAAATTGACCAAACATAAATCTTTGGCAAAATCCACGCTCCTTTCATGGCTATAACACATGACATTAACTGCCGATTTTTCATGGGAACCACCAGTAGTCTACATGTAGAATTAAATTAacgtttttttaaaagtaaataaaaaaaaggaaTGGGATGGGATGGGATGGGATGTGGTTTAATTAGGTTTTTTAATTTCTGAAAGCGTACTCTTTCACACAACCATGGTTAAACGTTCTCTCCAAAATTCAAATCGAACACGAAACAATTTCTTCCCTGGTTTCTTCTCATATTTCCAC
Proteins encoded:
- the LOC140878138 gene encoding uncharacterized protein; translated protein: MMNKVIVAIDESEESLFALQWLLQYYSSIQSLSIIHVLEPFPLYVLPGVQVVFPTTSITLSANRVRRENAQTLLAHAAHMCAGARVQANTSILEGDPKEMICEAAEQMNADLIVVGSRGLGKIMRAFLGSVSDYVVHQAKCPVLIVKPPDASRRS
- the LOC140884978 gene encoding uncharacterized protein isoform X2 translates to MDTGRAPPETSSGEPAEGAEPQPLTAPESKKLNVLVAVDESDSSFYALSWALDHFFTGSAAAAGEPAHSQLYSSMVTLVNVQPLFQPFIYPAGPVVYATPAVIESVKKSQQQISAAILRRGLQMCKEKKIKAETLILEGDPKEKICVAAEQLHADILVVGSRGLGAIKRALLGSVSNYCAHHAHCPVLIVKPPTKVAHE
- the LOC140883547 gene encoding probable glycosyltransferase At5g03795, with the protein product MATSSLFIHTLLTRRRDPGTHAYGLKSLYFFMPATLALTTSLVILLYISSTSNLFFIHPRHLQISASGDGDFLIRHKPTKVFTFYSPESVGYSEVHRFSERGIVLGETKGPSDTGFDKRSRGMYTSDTKIFHDRDTFQENYKEMKRSLKIFVYPHKQDDPFANVLLPVDFEPNGNYASESYFKKVLVNSHFSTKDPSKADLFFLPFSIARLRHDARVGISGIQDFVKDYITNISREYPFWNRTGGADHFYVACHSIGRSAMEKAVEVKLKAIQIVCSSSYYLSSYVAHKDASLPQIWPRLDNPPNLERERFKLAFFAGSINSPVRSKLLEEWENDTEISVHFGRLETPYSEELLRSKFCLHVKGFEVNTARIGDALYYGCVPVIIANHYDLPFEDILNWKSFSITVATLDIPLLKKILQGAVNSEKYLILQSNVLKARKHFQWHLSPVDYDAFYMVMYELWLRRSSLRITV
- the LOC140883344 gene encoding uncharacterized protein, producing MASAEESIGKFSKTVAKFCNHLQSSAAALKESVDRRPIPLDSASTTFIQSINRRVNVAGVDLNMLESMTFGTVSFEELLGFCNEVLKKNQSDLLALHDHLGSSSSYNPSLDLDEDLDVEDCDSDNFSTGSDDLGLKKNSFVEEDPLLDDSLSLKKFGISDVCLATIASQDRRIYEMDEPDFDPSMESLETIGGETRDNSSQGKTCLLNVSRDDYERLPKHMKGLASWEDLCAAVEKMNAYIRRKQQDSFRQEEIELLELGFKARSYLLLLIKMNRVNVETKTGVISYRVLQL
- the LOC140884978 gene encoding uncharacterized protein isoform X1, with amino-acid sequence MDTGRAPPETSSGEPAEGAEPQPLTAPESKKLNVLVAVDESDSSFYALSWALDHFFTGSAAAAGEPAHSQLYSSMVTLVNVQPLFQPFIYPAGPGFVHAVVYATPAVIESVKKSQQQISAAILRRGLQMCKEKKIKAETLILEGDPKEKICVAAEQLHADILVVGSRGLGAIKRALLGSVSNYCAHHAHCPVLIVKPPTKVAHE